A part of Saccharomonospora amisosensis genomic DNA contains:
- a CDS encoding cation-translocating P-type ATPase, with protein MTEPESSAAGGDQERSPAPAAPRPGLSTDSAASRLRTDGPNALPAPSRPNPLLVLGGQLVHFFAVMLWVAAGLALVAGLPALSVAIVVVILLNGAFSFIQEYRADRAAERLRDLLPVRATVRRDGHARVVPAEELVVGDLLLLQAGDRVCADATVEPGGRLSVDESLLTGESTPVTPRPGGSVYAGTHVVEGHGAAVVTATGTSTRLAGIAAVTERASRPRSPLARQLHRVVKTIAVAAVGVGATFFLVSFGLGTPGAESVLLAIGVTVALVPEGLLPTVTLSLARAAQRMAGRDALVRRLESVETLGATTFICTDKTGTLTRNEMSVVAVWTPMGKVTVAGQGYAPHGRLAGDPAATAAAATLADRAARCSPDARAAGGNGRWHAIGDPMEVALHVLAARAGREPARPPRLRFPFDPRRRRSSVVDSEGVHVVGAPDAVLPLCPEASPGAASAVAALTAEGLRVLAVAGGNADREVDSPEAAERDLELLGIVGLEDPPRPDVAEAITACRAAGIRLAMVSGDHPGTAAAIAREVGLLGEHGLVVEGENLPRDEAALGELLDADGVVIARVTPEDKLRIARALQARGHVVAMTGDGVNDGPALRAADIGVAMGASGTDVAREAADLVLLDDHFATIVSAVELGRATFANIRRFLTYHLTDNVAELTPFLVWALSGESVPLAIGVLQILALDIGTDLLPALALGAEPPNPRTMRGPLRAGGLIDRRVLGRAFGVLGPVEGATAMTAFVLVLFAGGWSFGTVPDSELFATASGTAFTAIVLGQLANAFACRSESRWVGKLGLTGNPLLLYAVGFEIAMLWVFLLVPPLPRLLGGTLPGPLGWALAALAIPGVWLADTVHKALRRR; from the coding sequence GTGACCGAGCCGGAGTCGAGCGCGGCGGGCGGCGACCAGGAACGGTCGCCCGCACCCGCCGCGCCGCGACCCGGACTCAGTACCGACTCGGCTGCGAGCAGGCTGCGCACCGACGGGCCCAACGCACTGCCCGCACCGAGCAGGCCCAACCCGCTGCTGGTGCTCGGCGGCCAGCTCGTGCACTTCTTCGCCGTCATGCTGTGGGTGGCCGCGGGGCTGGCTTTGGTGGCGGGGCTGCCTGCGCTGTCGGTCGCCATCGTTGTGGTCATCCTGCTCAACGGAGCGTTCTCCTTCATCCAGGAGTACAGGGCCGACCGTGCCGCCGAGCGGCTGCGCGACCTGCTGCCGGTGCGGGCCACCGTCCGAAGGGACGGTCACGCGCGCGTGGTGCCTGCCGAGGAACTCGTCGTCGGCGACCTGTTGCTGCTGCAGGCCGGTGACCGCGTGTGCGCGGACGCGACGGTAGAGCCGGGAGGGCGGCTGTCGGTGGACGAGTCACTGCTCACCGGTGAGAGCACACCGGTGACCCCCCGTCCCGGCGGCTCGGTGTACGCCGGGACACATGTGGTCGAGGGTCATGGCGCCGCCGTCGTCACCGCGACAGGGACGAGTACGAGGCTCGCGGGTATCGCGGCGGTCACCGAGCGGGCAAGCAGGCCGCGCAGCCCGCTGGCCAGGCAACTGCATCGGGTCGTCAAGACCATCGCGGTGGCGGCGGTGGGTGTCGGGGCGACGTTCTTCCTGGTGTCGTTCGGACTGGGAACCCCTGGTGCCGAGAGCGTCCTGCTCGCCATCGGCGTCACCGTCGCGCTAGTACCCGAAGGGTTGCTACCCACGGTGACCCTTTCACTCGCGAGGGCCGCACAACGCATGGCGGGTCGCGACGCGCTGGTGCGCAGGCTCGAGTCTGTCGAGACGCTGGGCGCGACCACCTTCATCTGCACCGACAAGACCGGAACGCTCACCCGCAACGAGATGTCGGTAGTGGCGGTGTGGACACCAATGGGAAAGGTGACCGTGGCAGGCCAGGGATACGCACCCCACGGCAGGCTGGCTGGCGACCCCGCCGCGACCGCGGCCGCTGCCACACTCGCCGATCGTGCCGCCCGCTGCTCACCCGACGCCCGCGCGGCCGGCGGCAACGGGCGCTGGCACGCGATCGGTGACCCGATGGAGGTGGCGCTGCACGTGCTGGCCGCGAGGGCGGGCCGCGAACCGGCGCGGCCACCCCGGCTGCGCTTCCCGTTCGACCCCCGCCGCAGACGCTCCTCCGTGGTGGACTCGGAAGGGGTGCACGTCGTGGGCGCTCCCGACGCCGTACTGCCGCTCTGCCCCGAGGCGTCCCCAGGCGCGGCCAGCGCAGTGGCGGCGTTGACAGCGGAGGGGCTGCGGGTGCTCGCGGTCGCCGGTGGCAACGCCGACCGCGAAGTCGACAGCCCTGAAGCGGCCGAGCGAGACCTCGAACTACTCGGCATCGTTGGGCTGGAGGACCCGCCACGTCCCGACGTGGCCGAAGCGATCACGGCCTGTCGCGCGGCGGGTATCCGGCTGGCCATGGTCTCCGGCGACCATCCCGGCACCGCGGCCGCCATTGCCAGGGAGGTGGGTCTGCTCGGCGAGCACGGGCTCGTCGTCGAGGGCGAGAACCTGCCACGAGATGAGGCCGCTCTCGGTGAGCTGCTCGATGCCGACGGTGTGGTGATCGCCAGGGTCACCCCGGAGGACAAGCTGCGCATCGCACGGGCACTGCAGGCACGCGGGCATGTCGTGGCCATGACCGGCGACGGGGTCAACGACGGGCCCGCACTGCGTGCGGCCGACATCGGTGTCGCGATGGGAGCGTCCGGTACCGACGTCGCGCGCGAGGCCGCCGACCTGGTCTTACTGGACGACCATTTCGCCACGATCGTCTCGGCCGTCGAACTCGGCAGGGCGACCTTCGCCAATATCCGCCGGTTCCTCACCTACCACCTCACCGACAACGTCGCCGAACTCACCCCATTCCTGGTGTGGGCGTTGTCGGGCGAGTCGGTCCCGCTCGCCATCGGCGTGCTGCAGATTCTCGCCCTGGACATCGGCACGGACCTGCTCCCGGCGCTGGCACTCGGTGCGGAGCCTCCCAACCCCAGGACGATGCGCGGGCCGCTGCGCGCGGGCGGACTCATCGACCGCCGGGTGCTGGGCAGGGCCTTCGGCGTACTCGGCCCGGTCGAAGGTGCTACCGCGATGACGGCTTTCGTGCTCGTACTGTTCGCGGGTGGCTGGAGCTTCGGTACGGTGCCCGACTCGGAGCTGTTCGCCACCGCCTCGGGCACCGCGTTCACCGCGATCGTGCTCGGCCAACTCGCCAACGCGTTCGCCTGCCGCAGCGAGTCGCGCTGGGTGGGGAAGCTCGGGCTGACGGGCAACCCGCTGCTGCTTTACGCGGTGGGTTTCGAGATCGCCATGCTCTGGGTCTTCCTGCTCGTACCACCACTGCCACGACTG
- a CDS encoding acetate/propionate family kinase yields the protein MRVLTLNPGSSSLKLALVRDGAAESASTLQKWDGSAPRGLAEFADAVDAVAVRIVHGGNRAEPVLLTERVLGELEELVPYAALHQPRSLAIARHAMAALPDVPVVGCFDTAFHADLPARASTYAVPAAWRREHGIRRYGFHGLSVAYATAWTARLLGRPVAQLGLVCCHLGAGVSVTAVEGGRSVDTSMGLTPLDGVPMATRSGAIDPAIPLYLVRRAGMSPADVELALQQESGLAGLSGTSGDIRDVLAARALGDPDARLAVEVYLHRLRREIAAAVVSLSHVDAVVLTGGVAEHQPDLMAELVAGAGLGLSHASARPAAPGDGAEGVISPQGAPVPVVVVVSREDLELASQTERLLDPTSKAERARQVTKGR from the coding sequence ATGCGGGTGCTGACCCTGAACCCCGGCTCCTCCAGTCTGAAACTGGCACTGGTGCGGGACGGGGCCGCGGAATCGGCGTCCACACTGCAGAAGTGGGACGGTTCGGCGCCACGCGGGCTTGCCGAGTTCGCCGACGCGGTCGACGCGGTGGCGGTTCGGATCGTGCACGGCGGCAACCGCGCCGAGCCGGTGCTCCTCACCGAGCGGGTACTCGGCGAGCTGGAGGAACTGGTCCCCTACGCCGCGCTGCACCAGCCTCGCTCGCTCGCCATCGCAAGGCACGCGATGGCGGCACTGCCTGACGTGCCCGTCGTCGGCTGCTTCGACACCGCGTTCCACGCCGATCTGCCCGCCCGCGCCAGCACCTACGCCGTGCCCGCCGCCTGGCGCCGAGAGCACGGCATCCGGCGCTACGGCTTCCACGGCTTGTCGGTCGCCTACGCCACCGCGTGGACCGCGCGATTGCTCGGCCGCCCGGTGGCACAGCTCGGCCTGGTGTGCTGCCACCTTGGTGCGGGCGTGTCGGTCACCGCCGTCGAGGGTGGCCGCAGCGTCGACACCTCGATGGGGCTCACCCCGCTGGACGGCGTGCCGATGGCAACCCGCTCGGGGGCGATCGACCCCGCCATCCCGCTGTACCTGGTGCGGCGCGCGGGCATGTCGCCCGCCGACGTTGAGCTGGCCCTGCAACAGGAGTCCGGACTGGCGGGACTGTCCGGAACCAGCGGTGACATCAGGGACGTGCTCGCCGCCCGCGCGCTCGGTGATCCGGACGCCCGGCTCGCGGTCGAGGTGTACCTGCACCGGCTGCGCCGGGAGATCGCGGCCGCCGTGGTTTCGCTGTCCCACGTCGATGCGGTGGTGCTCACCGGGGGAGTGGCCGAACACCAGCCCGACCTGATGGCCGAACTCGTCGCGGGCGCGGGACTCGGACTGTCACACGCGAGCGCGCGGCCGGCCGCGCCAGGCGACGGCGCCGAAGGGGTCATCAGCCCACAGGGCGCGCCGGTGCCCGTCGTTGTCGTCGTCTCCCGCGAGGACCTGGAGCTGGCGAGTCAGACCGAACGCCTGCTCGATCCGACGTCCAAAGCTGAGCGGGCCCGGCAGGTGACCAAGGGAAGGTGA
- a CDS encoding phosphoketolase family protein, whose translation MTPRTPTTVDRPARGEASGTETESDRGDELARVDAWWRAANYLSVGQVFLLENPLLAEPLSHEHIKPRLLGHWGTVPGLTLTYAHLNRVIARERRELLFVAGPGHGAAGLNAAAWLEGTYSEYYPDVGQDVEGMRRLFRQFSFPGGVPSHASPHLPGSFHEGGELGYSLAHATGAAFDNPDLVVACVIGDGEAETGPLAASWHAPAFLHPERDGTVLPILHLNGYKIANPTLLARLPAPQLAELLRGHGWEPVEVAGDSAYAVHEAYAAALDECFALITQRRHPMIVLRTPKGWTGPDTLDGKPIEGNWRSHQVPLPAARHDPHQLAQLESWLRSYRPGELFDSSGAPAREIREANPSAELRMSAQPMAHGQVQRALRLPEIAEHAVDVPAPGRRYAESTRALGRYLRDVLALNADQRNMLLFAPDEHASNRLDAVFDVTGRRWLLPTRQGDDHLDARGRVIEVLSEHLCQGWLEGYLLTGRHGMFSSYEAFTHIVDSMVAQHAKWMHMAAEVPWRRPVPSLNYLLTSHVWRQDHNGASHQDPGFIDHILSKRPEVSRVYLPPDANCLLHVTEHCLRTNGLVNVIVAGKQPELQYLDLDAARAHTEQGLGIWEWASSDTESGTDVVIACAGDVPTQEALAAVQVLRGLVPDLRVRFVNVVDLTRLAAPQRHPHGISDREYSAIFTSDVPVIFAFHGYPWLIHELTYNRPGHEHMHVRGFGDKGTTTTPFDMCVLNEIDRFHLALAALERIPRMAGRLGHLRQHLLGELARHHDHIRRTGEDMLEVRAWTWGP comes from the coding sequence ATGACACCGAGAACGCCGACGACCGTCGACCGCCCGGCCCGGGGCGAGGCGAGCGGTACCGAGACCGAGAGTGACCGTGGCGACGAGCTGGCGCGGGTGGACGCCTGGTGGCGCGCGGCCAACTACCTTTCGGTCGGCCAGGTGTTCCTGCTGGAGAACCCGCTGCTGGCCGAGCCGCTCAGTCACGAACACATCAAGCCGCGGCTGCTCGGTCACTGGGGCACCGTGCCCGGCCTCACGCTGACCTACGCCCACCTCAACCGTGTCATCGCGAGGGAGCGCCGCGAACTGCTGTTCGTCGCGGGACCAGGACACGGCGCCGCCGGGCTGAACGCGGCCGCGTGGCTGGAGGGAACGTACTCGGAGTACTACCCCGACGTCGGGCAGGACGTGGAGGGGATGCGACGGCTGTTTCGGCAGTTCTCCTTTCCCGGCGGGGTTCCCAGCCACGCCTCACCACACCTGCCCGGCTCCTTCCACGAGGGCGGCGAGCTGGGCTACTCACTCGCGCACGCCACCGGCGCGGCGTTCGACAACCCCGACCTGGTCGTCGCGTGCGTGATCGGCGACGGGGAGGCCGAGACCGGTCCGCTGGCGGCGAGCTGGCACGCGCCCGCGTTCCTGCACCCCGAACGCGACGGAACCGTGCTGCCGATCCTGCACCTCAACGGGTACAAGATCGCCAACCCAACACTGCTGGCGCGGCTGCCCGCGCCGCAGCTCGCCGAACTGCTTCGCGGCCACGGCTGGGAACCGGTCGAGGTGGCGGGAGACAGCGCCTACGCGGTGCACGAGGCCTACGCGGCGGCGCTGGACGAATGTTTCGCGCTCATCACCCAGCGCAGGCATCCGATGATCGTGCTGCGCACGCCGAAGGGCTGGACCGGACCGGACACATTGGATGGAAAACCCATCGAGGGCAACTGGCGCTCGCACCAGGTCCCGCTGCCCGCCGCGCGGCACGACCCACACCAGCTGGCACAGCTGGAGAGCTGGCTGCGTTCCTACCGCCCCGGCGAGCTGTTCGACAGCTCAGGCGCACCCGCGCGCGAGATCCGCGAAGCCAATCCGAGCGCGGAGCTGCGGATGAGTGCGCAACCGATGGCGCACGGCCAGGTCCAGCGCGCGCTGCGACTGCCCGAGATCGCCGAGCACGCGGTGGACGTTCCCGCACCCGGACGGCGCTACGCCGAATCCACCCGCGCGCTCGGCCGCTACCTGCGCGATGTGCTGGCGCTGAACGCCGACCAGCGCAACATGCTGCTGTTCGCACCCGACGAGCACGCCTCCAACCGGCTCGACGCGGTGTTCGACGTGACCGGACGGCGCTGGCTGCTTCCCACCCGGCAGGGCGACGACCACCTGGACGCTCGTGGCCGGGTCATCGAGGTGCTGTCCGAGCACCTGTGCCAGGGCTGGCTTGAGGGCTACCTGCTCACCGGAAGACACGGCATGTTCTCCAGCTACGAGGCCTTCACGCACATCGTGGACTCGATGGTCGCCCAGCACGCGAAGTGGATGCACATGGCGGCCGAGGTGCCGTGGCGCCGGCCGGTGCCGAGCCTGAACTACCTGCTCACCTCACACGTGTGGCGGCAGGACCACAACGGAGCGTCGCATCAGGACCCCGGCTTCATCGACCACATCCTCAGCAAGCGGCCGGAGGTCTCGCGGGTCTACCTGCCGCCGGATGCCAACTGCCTGCTGCACGTCACCGAGCACTGCCTGCGCACCAATGGCCTGGTGAACGTCATCGTGGCGGGCAAGCAGCCGGAGTTGCAGTACCTGGACCTGGACGCCGCCCGTGCGCACACCGAGCAGGGGCTGGGGATCTGGGAGTGGGCCAGCAGTGACACCGAATCCGGCACGGACGTGGTGATCGCCTGCGCAGGCGACGTGCCGACCCAGGAGGCACTCGCGGCCGTGCAGGTGCTGCGAGGACTGGTGCCGGATCTGCGGGTGCGGTTCGTCAACGTCGTGGACCTCACCAGGCTCGCCGCCCCGCAACGCCATCCGCACGGCATCAGCGACCGGGAATACTCCGCGATCTTCACCAGCGACGTCCCGGTGATCTTCGCCTTCCACGGCTACCCGTGGCTCATCCACGAGCTGACCTACAACCGGCCGGGACACGAGCACATGCATGTGCGCGGATTCGGCGACAAGGGCACCACCACCACGCCGTTCGACATGTGTGTGCTCAACGAGATCGACCGTTTCCACCTGGCGCTGGCGGCGCTCGAACGCATCCCGAGGATGGCGGGCAGGCTCGGGCATCTGCGCCAGCACCTGCTCGGCGAGCTCGCGCGCCACCACGACCACATCAGGCGCACCGGGGAGGACATGCTCGAAGTCCGCGCCTGGACCTGGGGCCCCTGA
- a CDS encoding alpha/beta fold hydrolase codes for MPHASESATARPARQEPRWDGMPYFRAGSGQPLAFLPGLTPHHRQPRGSQRLFQLSQLKPLSSRHEVWWINRRPGLPPGATIADLAGDYAAMLRERFGGPVDVVGVSTGGSIALQLAADHPDVVDRLVVVSAAHRLGPLGRAVQREAATQLRAGRPRRANAALFTLLGTRRFSRKLLKGAGWLLGPVVFGTGDRDLLLTLEAEEAFDIEDRLPRITASTLVVGGALDPCYGAELFEHTAARMPNAELTLCGGKGHVGPQSRPLARAVRTFLAGRPR; via the coding sequence ATGCCACACGCAAGCGAATCGGCAACGGCCCGCCCCGCGCGGCAGGAACCGCGTTGGGACGGTATGCCGTACTTCCGGGCGGGTTCCGGCCAGCCGCTCGCGTTCCTGCCCGGGCTGACGCCGCATCACCGGCAGCCACGCGGCTCCCAGCGGTTGTTCCAGCTGTCCCAGCTGAAGCCGCTGTCGTCCCGGCACGAGGTGTGGTGGATCAACCGCCGACCTGGGTTGCCACCGGGTGCGACCATTGCCGACCTCGCCGGTGACTACGCGGCCATGCTGCGCGAGCGGTTCGGCGGCCCGGTCGACGTGGTCGGCGTTTCGACGGGCGGCAGCATCGCGCTGCAACTGGCCGCGGACCACCCCGATGTGGTGGACCGCCTCGTCGTGGTGTCGGCGGCGCACCGCCTCGGCCCGCTAGGGCGCGCGGTTCAGCGCGAGGCGGCCACACAGCTGCGGGCGGGAAGGCCTCGGCGCGCCAATGCCGCGCTGTTCACCCTGCTGGGCACGCGGCGGTTCAGCAGGAAGCTGCTGAAGGGCGCGGGCTGGCTGCTCGGGCCGGTGGTGTTCGGCACGGGTGACCGGGATCTGCTGCTGACGCTCGAGGCCGAGGAGGCCTTCGACATCGAGGACCGGCTGCCCCGCATCACGGCGAGTACGCTGGTCGTCGGCGGCGCGCTGGACCCGTGCTACGGTGCCGAGTTGTTCGAGCACACCGCCGCCCGGATGCCCAACGCGGAGTTGACGTTGTGTGGAGGGAAGGGGCACGTGGGACCGCAAAGCCGACCCCTCGCCCGTGCCGTGCGCACTTTCCTCGCCGGAAGGCCGCGATGA
- the ftsH gene encoding ATP-dependent zinc metalloprotease FtsH, producing the protein MSRKAKPGPPPDPVPKQPPPPPPRWRRWLLPLGLLATALLLFLPTLWQGEKNEPLSYTQFLSQVDSRRVESVTIDENGAVTGEYRDGTSFSTNIPVALDNSGLESRLRDGGVSISATSSGADWTGLLVGLLPLALIIGLLLWTGRRAQHSLAGGALGFGRSKAKIIEAQRPSTRFADVAGYQGVKQDVSEIIEFLRDPAKYAAAGAKGPRGVIMVGPPGTGKTLLARAVAGEASVPFLSVTGSAFVEMFVGVGASRVRDLFDEARERAPAIIFIDEIDAVGSRRGIGGSGGHEEREQTLNQLLAEMDGFDQSSGIVVLAATNRPESLDPALLRPGRFDRQVTIPLPNQDERRAILAVHARGKQLAPDVDLDRLSRATPGFSGADLANLVNEAAINAVRADRTVLTAADLSTARDRVLLGRRESSNALLPEERHAVAVHESGHALLAALCEHADPVEKVTILPAGLALGATEQLPEAERHLYAESYLTDQLTIRLGGRAAECLVFGEGFTGAANDLAVATQLATRMVTEFGLSPALGPVGYESGEAAHLPGAPVVQSRPYSEQTQRLVDSEIARLLREAEERALGLLREHLPALRRLAERLREEETVDGAAVLAALRPHEGERER; encoded by the coding sequence TTGTCGCGAAAGGCCAAACCAGGACCACCGCCCGACCCCGTTCCCAAGCAGCCACCCCCGCCTCCGCCGCGTTGGCGGCGATGGCTGCTGCCGCTGGGTCTGCTCGCCACGGCGCTGCTGCTGTTCCTGCCGACGTTGTGGCAGGGCGAGAAGAACGAGCCGTTGTCCTACACCCAGTTCCTGTCCCAGGTGGATTCCAGGCGGGTCGAGTCGGTCACCATCGACGAGAACGGCGCGGTCACCGGCGAGTACCGGGACGGGACTTCGTTCAGCACGAACATCCCCGTGGCGCTGGACAACTCCGGCCTTGAGTCCCGGCTGCGAGACGGCGGGGTGAGTATCAGCGCGACGAGTTCCGGAGCCGACTGGACCGGCCTGCTGGTCGGGCTGCTTCCGCTCGCGCTCATCATCGGCCTGTTGCTGTGGACGGGCAGGCGGGCCCAGCATTCGCTCGCGGGTGGCGCGCTGGGTTTCGGCCGCTCCAAGGCCAAGATCATCGAGGCGCAGCGGCCGAGCACCCGGTTCGCCGATGTCGCCGGGTATCAGGGTGTCAAGCAGGACGTCAGCGAGATCATCGAGTTCCTGCGCGATCCGGCCAAGTACGCCGCGGCGGGCGCGAAAGGGCCGAGGGGCGTCATCATGGTCGGCCCGCCGGGCACCGGTAAGACCCTGCTCGCGCGAGCCGTCGCCGGCGAGGCCAGCGTGCCGTTCCTTTCGGTGACCGGCTCGGCGTTCGTCGAGATGTTCGTCGGTGTCGGGGCCTCGCGGGTACGGGACCTGTTCGACGAGGCCCGCGAGCGGGCACCCGCGATCATCTTCATCGACGAGATCGACGCCGTCGGCAGCAGGCGGGGCATTGGCGGCAGCGGAGGCCACGAGGAACGCGAGCAGACCCTCAACCAGTTGCTCGCCGAGATGGACGGCTTCGACCAGAGCAGCGGCATCGTCGTGCTCGCGGCGACCAACCGGCCCGAGTCGCTCGACCCGGCGCTGCTGCGCCCCGGCAGGTTCGACCGCCAGGTGACGATCCCGCTGCCGAACCAGGACGAGCGGCGGGCGATCCTCGCCGTGCACGCAAGGGGCAAGCAACTGGCTCCCGACGTGGACCTGGACCGGCTGTCCAGGGCGACACCGGGGTTCTCCGGCGCGGACCTCGCCAACCTGGTCAACGAGGCCGCGATCAACGCGGTGCGCGCCGACCGGACGGTGCTCACCGCCGCGGACCTCAGCACGGCGCGCGACCGGGTGCTGCTCGGCCGAAGGGAGTCGTCGAACGCGCTGCTGCCCGAGGAGCGGCACGCCGTGGCGGTTCACGAGTCGGGGCACGCGTTGCTGGCGGCGTTGTGCGAGCACGCCGACCCGGTGGAGAAGGTGACGATCCTGCCCGCCGGACTCGCGCTGGGTGCCACCGAGCAGCTTCCGGAGGCGGAACGGCATCTGTACGCGGAGAGCTACCTGACCGACCAGCTCACGATCCGGCTCGGCGGGCGGGCCGCCGAGTGCCTGGTCTTCGGTGAGGGCTTCACCGGGGCGGCCAACGACCTCGCCGTCGCCACCCAGCTCGCGACGCGGATGGTCACCGAGTTCGGGCTGTCGCCCGCTCTTGGCCCGGTCGGCTACGAGTCGGGAGAGGCGGCCCACCTGCCCGGCGCGCCGGTCGTGCAAAGCCGCCCCTATTCGGAGCAGACGCAGCGGCTGGTGGACTCCGAGATCGCCAGGCTGTTGCGCGAGGCGGAGGAGCGCGCGCTGGGCTTGTTGCGTGAGCACCTGCCCGCGCTGCGCCGCCTCGCGGAGCGGCTTCGCGAGGAGGAGACGGTCGACGGTGCCGCCGTGCTGGCGGCGCTGCGCCCGCACGAGGGCGAGCGGGAGCGGTGA
- a CDS encoding DUF6069 family protein, which translates to MKNEVDSTRLWAGGAATAAVAALVAVVGILTARGLAHVAVLAPRGEGAWGGANTVTYAVSAAVVAVAATGLLHVLLLTAPRPLLFFGWIMALLTAIAIVLPLSLYVDWGSKVATALINLAIGFAIIVTLLNVGKAAQRETDRDHSDDSTQQFYP; encoded by the coding sequence ATGAAGAACGAGGTTGACTCTACCCGGCTGTGGGCGGGTGGAGCCGCGACGGCAGCGGTGGCCGCACTGGTGGCGGTCGTCGGCATTCTCACCGCGCGCGGCCTCGCCCACGTGGCCGTGCTGGCGCCACGAGGAGAAGGCGCCTGGGGCGGCGCGAACACCGTCACCTACGCGGTGAGCGCCGCCGTCGTGGCCGTCGCGGCCACCGGGCTGCTGCATGTACTGCTGCTGACCGCACCGCGCCCCCTGCTGTTCTTCGGCTGGATCATGGCGCTGCTGACGGCCATCGCGATCGTGCTGCCGCTGAGCCTCTACGTCGACTGGGGCAGCAAGGTGGCGACCGCGCTGATCAACCTGGCCATCGGTTTCGCGATCATCGTGACGTTGTTGAACGTCGGCAAGGCCGCCCAGCGCGAGACCGACCGCGACCACAGCGACGACTCCACCCAGCAGTTCTACCCGTGA
- the acsA gene encoding acetate--CoA ligase, which yields MQWPPIGKPAPVRRSANLTDYERARREFDWDRAAAALSGLPGGGLNIAHEAVDRHADGPRAGRTALRWVDHSERVVELSYAELALRTGRFAALLRDLGLRKGDRVFTLLGRVPELYVAVLGALKAGCVVCPLFSAFGPEPIRQRLRLGEASALVTTPALYRGKVSGVRGDVPSLRHVLVTGADAGSSGDVLALEPALAAAGDDTGVAATSPDDPALLHFTSGTTGTPKGALHVHGAVLAHHVTAGYALDLRADDVFWCTADPGWVTGMSYGIIAPLTHGATLVSDEGEFEARRWYRVLAQQRVNVWYTAPTALRMLMRYGPELAESFDLSALRFVASVGEPLNPEVVVWGQEQLGLPVHDNWWQTETGAIMISNFAAVEIRPGSMGLPLPGIDACVLERGQDGKVLRVDGRVREVSDPGTPGELALRAGWPSMFRAYWGERRRYAESFADGWYLTGDIARRDADGYYWFLGRADDVIKSAGHLVGPFEVESTLLEHPSVAEAGVIGKPDEVAGELVKAFVTLRPGVAASEPLRRELLAFGRRRLGAVAPREIDFDQHLPHTRSGKVMRRLLRARELGLAEGDLSTLEAAR from the coding sequence ATGCAGTGGCCACCCATTGGTAAGCCGGCCCCGGTCCGGCGGTCCGCGAACCTGACCGACTACGAGCGGGCCCGCCGTGAGTTCGACTGGGACCGCGCCGCCGCCGCTCTCTCCGGGTTGCCGGGTGGCGGGCTGAACATCGCCCACGAGGCGGTCGACCGGCACGCCGACGGTCCCCGCGCCGGCCGCACCGCGTTGCGCTGGGTCGACCACTCCGAGCGGGTCGTCGAACTCAGCTACGCCGAGCTGGCGCTGCGGACCGGCCGGTTCGCCGCGCTGCTTCGCGACCTCGGGCTTCGCAAGGGCGACCGCGTGTTCACGCTGCTCGGCCGTGTGCCCGAGCTCTACGTGGCAGTGCTCGGGGCGCTGAAAGCCGGTTGCGTGGTCTGTCCGCTGTTCTCCGCGTTCGGCCCCGAGCCGATCCGGCAACGACTGCGCCTCGGCGAAGCCTCGGCGCTGGTGACCACCCCGGCGCTGTACCGGGGCAAGGTCAGCGGTGTCCGCGGCGACGTGCCCTCGCTTCGGCACGTGCTGGTGACCGGGGCCGATGCCGGGTCCTCCGGTGACGTGCTTGCGCTCGAACCGGCACTGGCCGCCGCCGGTGACGACACCGGGGTGGCGGCCACCTCACCCGACGACCCTGCGCTGCTGCACTTCACCAGCGGCACCACCGGAACACCCAAGGGCGCGCTGCACGTGCACGGCGCCGTACTCGCACATCACGTCACCGCCGGGTACGCGCTCGACCTGCGTGCCGACGACGTGTTCTGGTGCACGGCCGATCCGGGCTGGGTCACCGGCATGTCCTACGGCATCATCGCCCCGCTCACCCACGGCGCCACACTGGTCAGCGACGAGGGCGAGTTCGAAGCGCGCCGCTGGTACCGCGTGCTCGCACAGCAGCGGGTGAACGTGTGGTACACGGCGCCGACCGCGCTGCGGATGCTGATGCGTTACGGGCCCGAGCTGGCCGAAAGCTTCGATCTGTCGGCGCTGCGGTTCGTCGCCAGCGTGGGGGAACCGCTCAATCCGGAGGTCGTGGTGTGGGGTCAGGAGCAGCTCGGGCTGCCGGTGCACGACAACTGGTGGCAGACCGAGACCGGCGCCATCATGATCAGCAACTTCGCGGCCGTCGAGATCCGGCCGGGGTCGATGGGGTTGCCGCTGCCTGGCATCGACGCCTGCGTGCTGGAACGCGGCCAGGACGGCAAGGTGTTGCGTGTGGACGGTCGGGTGCGGGAGGTGAGTGACCCCGGCACGCCGGGCGAACTCGCGCTGCGCGCCGGCTGGCCCTCGATGTTTCGGGCCTACTGGGGTGAGCGGCGGCGCTACGCCGAGTCGTTCGCCGACGGCTGGTACCTCACCGGTGACATCGCACGGCGAGACGCCGACGGCTACTACTGGTTCCTCGGCCGCGCTGACGACGTCATCAAGTCGGCCGGGCATCTGGTCGGGCCGTTCGAGGTGGAGAGCACGTTGCTGGAACACCCCTCGGTGGCGGAGGCCGGAGTGATCGGCAAACCGGACGAGGTGGCGGGCGAGTTGGTCAAGGCGTTCGTGACGCTACGCCCCGGCGTGGCGGCATCGGAACCGCTCAGGCGCGAGCTGCTGGCGTTCGGAAGGCGCCGCCTCGGCGCGGTCGCCCCTCGCGAGATCGACTTCGACCAGCACCTGCCGCACACCCGCAGCGGCAAGGTCATGCGCAGGTTGCTGCGGGCGCGCGAACTGGGACTCGCCGAGGGCGATCTGTCCACTCTGGAGGCGGCACGATGA